One part of the Arthrobacter tumbae genome encodes these proteins:
- a CDS encoding undecaprenyl-diphosphate phosphatase, producing MNWIEAAVLGLVQGLTEFLPISSSAHLRIVGELLPRAQDPGAAFTAITQLGTETAVIVYFWRDIVRIIRAWFGSLTGKTARDDPDARMGWLVILGSLPIVILGLLFQEQIESTFRSMWLVATMLVVFGVILAIADAVGRQRLTLDRLTYKHGILYGLAQALALIPGVSRSGGTITAGLLMGYTREAAARYSFLLAIPAVFGSGLYQLYKSAGTPGPYGGLETLLATVIAFAVGYVIIGWFLKFVSTRSYGVFVWYRIALGLVIFLLLGFGVITA from the coding sequence AATTCCTGCCAATCTCATCCAGTGCACACCTGCGGATCGTCGGAGAGCTTCTGCCCAGGGCACAGGATCCGGGGGCAGCTTTCACGGCGATTACCCAGCTCGGTACGGAAACCGCGGTGATCGTGTACTTCTGGAGGGACATCGTCAGAATCATCAGGGCATGGTTCGGCTCTCTTACCGGCAAGACTGCGCGGGACGATCCGGACGCCCGGATGGGGTGGCTGGTCATACTCGGCAGCCTGCCCATCGTCATCCTCGGGCTGCTTTTTCAGGAGCAGATCGAAAGCACGTTCCGCAGCATGTGGCTGGTGGCCACCATGCTCGTCGTTTTCGGGGTGATCCTCGCCATCGCGGACGCCGTTGGTCGCCAACGTCTGACTCTCGACAGGCTCACCTACAAGCACGGAATCCTGTACGGTCTGGCACAGGCGCTCGCCCTTATCCCCGGGGTCTCCCGCTCGGGCGGAACCATCACTGCCGGCCTGCTGATGGGCTACACACGCGAGGCGGCCGCCCGATACTCCTTTCTGCTCGCGATACCCGCAGTCTTTGGCAGCGGTCTCTACCAGCTCTATAAGAGCGCTGGAACGCCCGGCCCCTACGGCGGCCTGGAGACCCTGCTCGCAACCGTAATCGCCTTCGCGGTGGGCTACGTCATCATCGGGTGGTTCCTGAAGTTCGTTTCGACCCGCAGCTATGGCGTCTTCGTCTGGTACCGGATCGCTCTCGGACTGGTAATTTTCCTGCTCCTCGGCTTTGGCGTCATCACCGCCTGA
- a CDS encoding HAD family hydrolase — translation MVTPFSNTAVPSEVGQPAGYHAPSEHGLQAVLWDMDGTIVDTEPYWIEAERALVAAHGGSWSDEQAKGLVGQALTFSAGVLQAAGVQLSVREIIDTLTHQVTARVSEAVPWRPGARELLSALHEGGVPCALVTMSEQQLALEVSRHLPDGTFELLVTGDQVARGKPDPEAYQTAFDSLAKARVLHKEHVVAIEDSLPGVTSARAAGVVTLGVPHFVALPEDAADYQWTTLAGRTVEDLQNLVRSHVGRATGGRATA, via the coding sequence ATGGTCACCCCTTTCAGCAATACGGCTGTGCCCTCAGAGGTCGGACAGCCTGCCGGGTACCATGCCCCTTCAGAACACGGTCTCCAGGCTGTGCTGTGGGACATGGATGGCACGATCGTGGATACGGAGCCGTACTGGATCGAGGCTGAGCGTGCGCTGGTCGCGGCGCATGGCGGATCGTGGTCCGATGAGCAGGCAAAGGGTCTCGTGGGCCAGGCCCTCACCTTTTCAGCCGGCGTGTTGCAGGCCGCCGGGGTCCAGCTGAGCGTGCGCGAGATCATCGACACACTCACGCATCAGGTGACTGCAAGGGTAAGCGAGGCAGTTCCTTGGCGACCTGGTGCGCGGGAACTCCTGAGCGCGCTGCACGAAGGCGGAGTTCCCTGTGCACTGGTCACGATGTCGGAGCAGCAGCTGGCGCTCGAAGTATCACGCCATCTGCCGGACGGCACGTTCGAATTGCTCGTAACGGGTGATCAGGTAGCCAGGGGAAAGCCGGATCCTGAGGCGTACCAGACGGCCTTTGACTCACTCGCCAAAGCCCGCGTGCTGCACAAGGAGCACGTTGTAGCTATCGAGGATTCCCTACCCGGGGTCACATCAGCCCGGGCCGCCGGCGTAGTCACCCTCGGAGTGCCGCATTTCGTTGCCTTGCCTGAAGATGCCGCTGATTACCAGTGGACCACCCTCGCCGGGCGCACTGTGGAAGATCTGCAGAACCTGGTCCGCTCCCACGTGGGACGCGCCACCGGCGGAAGGGCAACTGCGTGA
- the mshC gene encoding cysteine--1-D-myo-inosityl 2-amino-2-deoxy-alpha-D-glucopyranoside ligase: MISWNSRTVTGLPGSPPPIRLWDSALERIVELPAGQRQGLYVCGITPYDATHMGHAATYVAFDLLNRLWRDAGSEVDYVQNVTDVDDPLLERASATNVDWMDLAGSQTDLFRTDMEALNVLAPAHYVGAVESVAAIVPVIEDLLARNLAYRVPGSETDPDGDVYFSVERATELSDASQETQWKLGFISHLGEEEMIPTFAERGGDPARPGKRHALDPLLWRAARPSEPAWDGASLGAGRPGWHIECSVIALQHLPAPFAVQGGGADLMFPHHEMSSGHAQAISGLPLARHYAHAGMVGLDGEKMSKSKGNLVLVSALREAGTDPAAIRLAILANHYRSDWSWTSNGLDTARYRLDTWRAALAAATVESVVDLIEGMRKALANDLDAPAAMAAVDRWCVETAHLTGTDSGARLAADAFDALLGIRLKD, translated from the coding sequence GTGATTTCCTGGAATTCCCGGACCGTTACGGGCCTGCCCGGCAGCCCTCCGCCTATTCGCCTGTGGGACAGCGCTCTGGAGCGCATCGTAGAACTTCCCGCTGGGCAGCGACAGGGATTGTATGTCTGCGGGATCACCCCCTACGACGCCACGCATATGGGCCACGCGGCCACCTACGTGGCATTCGACCTGTTGAACCGGCTCTGGCGGGATGCGGGGTCTGAGGTGGACTACGTCCAGAACGTGACAGACGTGGACGATCCGCTGCTTGAGCGCGCCAGCGCCACCAACGTCGACTGGATGGATCTTGCCGGATCGCAAACGGACCTTTTCCGGACGGACATGGAGGCGCTCAACGTCCTCGCCCCCGCGCACTATGTGGGAGCGGTCGAATCCGTCGCTGCCATCGTCCCGGTCATCGAGGATCTGTTGGCGCGCAACCTTGCCTACCGGGTCCCCGGCTCCGAAACCGACCCGGACGGCGACGTGTACTTCTCGGTCGAGCGGGCAACAGAGTTGTCGGATGCCTCGCAAGAAACGCAGTGGAAGCTTGGTTTCATTTCACATCTGGGCGAGGAGGAGATGATTCCCACTTTCGCTGAGCGCGGCGGCGATCCTGCCCGCCCCGGAAAACGCCATGCACTCGACCCTCTCCTCTGGCGGGCCGCCAGGCCGTCGGAACCGGCGTGGGACGGTGCGTCCCTCGGTGCCGGACGGCCTGGCTGGCACATCGAGTGCTCGGTGATTGCGCTCCAGCACCTCCCGGCACCCTTCGCGGTGCAGGGCGGGGGAGCGGACCTGATGTTCCCGCACCATGAGATGAGTTCTGGTCACGCGCAAGCCATTTCCGGGCTTCCACTGGCCCGCCATTACGCACATGCGGGCATGGTCGGACTCGACGGCGAGAAAATGAGCAAGTCCAAAGGGAATCTGGTGCTGGTATCAGCGTTGCGCGAAGCCGGCACCGATCCGGCGGCCATTCGCCTCGCCATCCTCGCGAACCACTACCGTTCCGACTGGTCATGGACGTCGAATGGTCTCGACACCGCGCGCTACAGGCTGGACACGTGGCGTGCTGCGCTCGCTGCTGCGACGGTGGAATCGGTCGTGGATCTTATCGAAGGGATGCGGAAGGCGTTGGCCAACGACCTCGATGCTCCGGCGGCTATGGCCGCCGTGGACCGGTGGTGTGTTGAGACTGCGCACCTCACTGGAACAGACTCTGGAGCGCGCCTGGCTGCTGACGCGTTCGACGCCCTACTGGGAATCCGATTGAAGGATTAG
- a CDS encoding proteasome assembly chaperone family protein gives MSTFEDNQTQGVPDGIPSLFPATETGGRVTVMLAAFEGWNDAGEAASDALKFLGKQWGGEKISTIDADEFYDFQFTRPVIKRNSSGLRRIKWPTTRISKASVTESNLDVILVHGVEPSYKWRGYTAELVGMAKELDVDCLVLVGALLADVPHTRPIPITVSSDDDLIRESLNVEASTYEGPIGIVGVLAEVGQLADIPTLSMWAAVPHYVGQAPSPKAQLALLNRLEELLRVGLDTHALAEEAEAWERGVDELSTEDPEVAAYVRQLEEAKDTADLPEASGESIAREFERYLKKRRKD, from the coding sequence GTGAGTACGTTCGAAGACAACCAGACTCAGGGTGTTCCTGACGGCATTCCCAGCCTGTTCCCGGCAACGGAGACCGGAGGAAGAGTCACGGTCATGCTCGCTGCGTTCGAGGGATGGAACGACGCCGGCGAAGCCGCCAGCGATGCCCTTAAGTTTCTCGGCAAACAGTGGGGCGGGGAGAAAATTTCGACTATCGATGCTGATGAGTTCTACGACTTCCAGTTCACCCGGCCCGTCATCAAGCGCAACAGTTCCGGACTGCGGCGCATCAAATGGCCCACGACCCGCATCAGTAAGGCCTCAGTGACTGAGAGCAATCTCGACGTCATCCTGGTTCATGGTGTCGAACCGTCCTACAAGTGGCGCGGATACACAGCCGAGCTGGTGGGTATGGCAAAGGAACTCGACGTGGACTGCCTTGTCCTGGTCGGTGCGCTGCTGGCTGATGTACCGCACACCCGTCCGATCCCGATCACGGTCTCCTCCGATGACGACCTGATTCGCGAATCCCTCAACGTCGAGGCCTCCACCTACGAGGGGCCAATCGGGATTGTCGGGGTACTCGCGGAGGTAGGCCAGCTCGCTGACATACCCACATTGTCCATGTGGGCGGCCGTCCCCCACTACGTCGGACAGGCTCCGTCCCCCAAAGCGCAGCTCGCCCTGTTGAACCGGCTCGAAGAACTTCTCCGCGTCGGCCTCGACACGCATGCGCTCGCAGAGGAAGCCGAGGCATGGGAGCGGGGCGTGGATGAGCTGTCCACCGAAGACCCGGAGGTTGCGGCATATGTCCGCCAGCTCGAGGAGGCGAAGGACACCGCGGATCTTCCGGAGGCAAGCGGCGAATCCATTGCCCGTGAGTTTGAGCGTTACCTCAAGAAGCGCCGCAAGGACTAA